A stretch of the Symmachiella macrocystis genome encodes the following:
- a CDS encoding metallophosphoesterase family protein, translating into MKILVVSDIHANWPALQAIEESFDACLFLGDLVDYGTDPLPCIDWVQKNATLAVRGNHDHAVAQRVAVRGGSPFRRLTAATRQAQYNAITPDKMRYLSRLPVTASQTIDGLKFHLVHATPRDPLDEYLYEDPEGWSARLKHVDADFVCVGHTHQQFHLKLDGVEILNPGSVGQPRDGDPRAAYAVIENGKVELRRVAYDIDASLEQMRSAGVESWVLQMAEAVLRTGGRSRGEHPE; encoded by the coding sequence ATGAAAATTCTTGTCGTTTCCGACATTCACGCCAATTGGCCCGCACTCCAGGCGATTGAAGAATCATTCGACGCCTGTCTTTTTTTGGGAGATTTGGTCGACTATGGCACGGACCCGCTCCCATGCATCGACTGGGTGCAAAAAAATGCGACGCTCGCCGTGCGCGGGAATCATGACCACGCCGTGGCGCAGCGCGTCGCCGTGCGCGGCGGATCACCGTTTCGGAGACTGACAGCTGCCACACGTCAGGCCCAATACAACGCGATCACCCCCGATAAAATGCGGTATCTTTCCCGTCTGCCGGTGACTGCGTCGCAAACAATCGACGGACTCAAGTTTCATCTAGTACACGCGACTCCGCGTGATCCACTGGACGAATACCTGTACGAAGATCCCGAAGGCTGGTCCGCCCGCCTGAAGCACGTCGATGCCGACTTTGTCTGCGTCGGCCACACGCATCAGCAGTTTCACCTCAAACTGGATGGAGTGGAAATCCTCAACCCCGGCAGCGTCGGTCAACCCCGCGACGGTGACCCCCGCGCCGCCTATGCGGTGATCGAGAATGGAAAAGTCGAATTACGACGCGTGGCATACGATATCGATGCCAGCTTAGAACAGATGCGTAGCGCAGGGGTGGAGAGTTGGGTGCTACAGATGGCCGAAGCCGTGTTACGCACCGGCGGACGATCGCGCGGCGAACATCCCGAGTAA
- a CDS encoding cell division protein FtsQ/DivIB, whose product MKGLFQPGRLLVLAAAIVTAMLIRVTVSWLPDLADRDEYIVNATTVEVTSPPRMVPPNFIQQAFERSDMPEQLSLLDESVTQRVHDALQRHPWVAEVSRVSKQAPGRIVAELKYRRPIAMVEVARGVYPIDPDGTLLPPADFTVSDAQRYPLVDGIVSTPQGPEGTNWGDPAVNGAADLATLLESSWEEFQLEKIHCRSSPSDSTPAFELISRGGSRIMWGCAPTEARPGEPDAEQKIQRLRKYLKHFGNFEKPDGPYEIDIRHWQEISRMPLTVGLEKSVR is encoded by the coding sequence GTGAAAGGATTGTTTCAGCCCGGACGCTTGCTGGTTCTTGCCGCTGCGATCGTCACGGCGATGCTGATACGTGTCACCGTCAGCTGGCTGCCGGATCTGGCCGATCGTGACGAATACATCGTCAATGCAACGACCGTGGAAGTGACGTCGCCGCCGCGAATGGTTCCGCCGAATTTTATTCAGCAGGCGTTCGAGCGATCCGACATGCCGGAGCAGTTGTCGCTGTTGGATGAGTCCGTCACCCAACGCGTACACGATGCGCTGCAGCGCCATCCTTGGGTCGCGGAAGTCTCCCGTGTTTCGAAACAGGCACCGGGGCGGATTGTGGCGGAATTGAAATATCGTCGCCCCATTGCAATGGTCGAAGTTGCCCGCGGAGTCTATCCGATTGACCCCGACGGCACGTTGCTCCCGCCCGCCGACTTTACGGTCAGCGATGCCCAGCGGTACCCGTTGGTGGATGGAATCGTTTCGACACCACAAGGTCCGGAAGGGACGAATTGGGGGGATCCGGCGGTCAACGGCGCTGCTGATTTAGCAACGCTGCTTGAGTCTTCCTGGGAAGAATTTCAACTGGAGAAGATCCATTGCCGCTCCAGTCCCTCCGACAGCACGCCAGCATTCGAACTGATTTCGCGCGGCGGTTCCCGGATCATGTGGGGTTGCGCGCCGACCGAGGCGCGTCCCGGTGAACCGGATGCTGAACAAAAAATCCAACGACTTCGCAAATACTTGAAGCACTTCGGAAACTTCGAAAAGCCCGACGGCCCCTACGAAATTGATATTCGCCACTGGCAGGAGATTTCACGGATGCCGTTGACTGTTGGATTGGAGAAGTCTGTGCGGTAA